In one window of Ruminococcus hominis DNA:
- a CDS encoding TRAP transporter small permease has product MKKLNKVLEYILAFLVVVMVVGCFWQIFTRFVLNNASSWTEELLRYALIWLTMLGVPYAYGKEQHISIGFITTTFTKKGSLRNKIFIEILVLFLSAFVLIAGGIMVTINAVGQLSPAMGIPMQFYYVGAPICGVLMIIYSGERLIRFVKELKETKEEK; this is encoded by the coding sequence ATGAAGAAATTAAATAAAGTTTTGGAATACATTCTGGCATTCCTTGTTGTAGTAATGGTTGTCGGATGTTTCTGGCAGATTTTTACAAGATTTGTTTTAAATAATGCAAGTTCATGGACAGAAGAACTTTTGAGATACGCACTAATCTGGCTGACAATGCTGGGAGTTCCATACGCATACGGAAAAGAACAGCACATTTCAATCGGATTTATTACAACTACATTTACAAAAAAAGGAAGTTTAAGAAATAAGATTTTTATTGAGATTCTGGTTCTCTTCCTCAGCGCATTCGTGTTAATCGCAGGTGGAATCATGGTAACAATAAATGCAGTCGGACAGTTGTCACCGGCTATGGGAATTCCAATGCAGTTTTATTATGTCGGAGCACCAATCTGCGGAGTATTGATGATCATTTATTCCGGAGAGCGTCTGATCCGTTTTGTGAAAGAGTTAAAAGAGACAAAGGAGGAGAAATAA
- a CDS encoding TRAP transporter large permease produces MQIEAAIVLVIVFFFLLAMSVPVSFSIISAALVTIVMFLNPQFGMFISAQKLVSGIDSFTLLAVPFFILAGQLMSSGGIAKRLINLAMLILGRVPGSLALTNVAANAMFGSLSGSGIAAATAVGGVMGPLEKEEGYDEKFSAACNIATAPVGQLIPPTNAFIVYSAASGGAAVATLFMAGWIPGLLWAFLCMIVAFIYGKKHGYVVKREKMTAAVVGKTILDSIPSLLLIVIIIGGILSGYFTPTEASGVAVIYAFILSVFVYKSIKLSEIKDILVNAAVTTTIVMLIIGASSVLSFVLSFTGLPQAISNLMLGVSDNKIVILLMINVILLIVGTFMDMAPALLIFTPIFLPVITAIGMDPIQFGVMMVMNLSIGTITPPVGSVLFVGCSVAKLKVEDVIGKLIPFFGAIVVALLFVTFVPAISTWLPTVLGLM; encoded by the coding sequence ATGCAGATAGAAGCAGCAATCGTACTGGTTATCGTATTCTTTTTCCTGTTGGCAATGAGCGTTCCAGTATCGTTCAGTATTATTTCAGCAGCACTTGTTACTATTGTTATGTTCCTAAATCCACAGTTTGGAATGTTTATTTCCGCACAGAAGCTGGTAAGTGGAATTGATAGTTTTACATTACTTGCAGTACCGTTTTTTATCCTTGCAGGTCAGTTGATGAGTAGTGGTGGTATTGCGAAACGTTTGATTAATTTAGCAATGTTGATTCTTGGAAGAGTTCCGGGTTCACTGGCTCTGACAAATGTTGCTGCAAATGCAATGTTTGGTTCTCTGTCAGGATCAGGTATCGCTGCTGCAACAGCAGTAGGTGGAGTTATGGGACCTCTTGAAAAAGAAGAAGGTTATGATGAAAAATTCTCAGCAGCATGTAACATTGCAACAGCACCTGTTGGACAGTTGATTCCTCCAACAAATGCATTTATCGTATATTCAGCAGCAAGTGGTGGAGCAGCAGTAGCTACATTATTTATGGCAGGATGGATTCCAGGATTATTATGGGCATTCCTTTGCATGATCGTAGCATTCATTTATGGTAAAAAACATGGTTATGTAGTTAAGAGAGAAAAAATGACAGCAGCTGTTGTCGGCAAAACAATTTTAGATTCTATCCCAAGTTTATTGTTGATCGTAATTATTATCGGAGGTATTTTATCAGGATACTTTACACCAACAGAGGCTTCAGGAGTAGCTGTAATTTATGCATTTATTTTATCAGTATTTGTTTATAAGAGCATTAAATTATCAGAGATTAAAGACATTCTGGTAAATGCGGCAGTGACAACAACGATCGTTATGTTAATCATCGGTGCGTCTTCTGTATTGTCATTTGTACTGTCCTTTACAGGACTTCCACAGGCAATCAGTAACCTGATGCTTGGAGTTTCAGATAACAAGATTGTGATTCTTCTTATGATCAATGTAATTCTCTTGATCGTAGGAACATTCATGGATATGGCACCTGCACTTTTGATCTTCACACCAATTTTCCTTCCGGTTATCACAGCAATCGGTATGGATCCGATCCAGTTTGGTGTAATGATGGTAATGAACCTTTCAATCGGTACAATCACACCTCCTGTTGGAAGCGTATTGTTCGTTGGATGTAGTGTGGCAAAATTAAAAGTAGAAGATGTTATCGGAAAATTGATCCCATTCTTTGGTGCAATTGTAGTAGCATTATTATTCGTTACATTTGTACCGGCAATCAGCACATGGCTGCCAACAGTTCTGGGACTCATGTAA
- a CDS encoding glycoside hydrolase family 88/105 protein — protein sequence MNIKETELRKKLDLVIEKLLNLEGPDNEKELSDGGEAIGFFKRDFGIREWDWPQGVGLYGLLKIMEYDKNEKYKEFLQDWFVENMEQGLPSRNINTTTPLLTLAELNEYCHDAKFEKLCLDWADWLMNCIPRTKEGGFQHVTSANGDRQGVRLNENEMWIDTLFMTVLFLNKMGQKYQNEEWINEGIHQVLMHIKYLYDKKSGLFYHGWTFNGNNNFGGIFWCRGNSWFTLGILDYIDMFKGTLNPGVKTIIVDTYKAQVKALKKLQAPSGLWHTVLTDASSYEEVSGSAAIACGILKGIRMGILDDSYLPCAEKAIKGIMKNIDKDGTVLNVSGGTGMGMNAEHYKNILIAPMAYGQSLTILALAEALLHL from the coding sequence ATGAATATTAAAGAAACAGAGTTGAGAAAAAAATTAGATCTTGTGATTGAGAAGCTTTTAAATCTGGAAGGACCGGATAATGAGAAGGAACTTTCAGATGGAGGCGAAGCAATCGGATTTTTCAAACGAGACTTTGGAATCCGTGAGTGGGACTGGCCGCAGGGTGTTGGATTGTACGGATTGTTAAAAATCATGGAATATGATAAAAATGAGAAATATAAAGAATTTCTTCAGGATTGGTTTGTGGAGAATATGGAGCAGGGACTTCCATCCAGAAACATCAACACAACAACACCGCTTCTGACTTTGGCAGAGCTCAACGAGTATTGTCATGATGCAAAGTTTGAGAAACTTTGTCTCGATTGGGCTGATTGGCTGATGAACTGTATTCCAAGAACAAAAGAAGGCGGATTCCAGCATGTGACAAGTGCAAACGGAGATCGTCAGGGTGTGCGTCTCAATGAAAATGAAATGTGGATAGATACATTATTTATGACAGTTCTTTTCTTAAATAAAATGGGACAGAAATATCAGAACGAAGAATGGATCAACGAAGGAATCCATCAGGTATTGATGCACATTAAATATCTGTATGATAAAAAGAGCGGATTATTCTATCATGGATGGACATTCAATGGAAATAATAACTTCGGTGGGATTTTCTGGTGCCGTGGAAACAGTTGGTTTACATTAGGAATCCTGGATTACATTGATATGTTTAAAGGAACATTGAATCCTGGAGTAAAGACAATTATTGTTGATACATATAAAGCACAGGTAAAAGCTCTTAAGAAATTGCAGGCTCCGAGCGGACTGTGGCATACAGTCCTGACAGATGCAAGCAGTTACGAGGAAGTATCCGGTTCAGCAGCGATTGCATGCGGTATTTTAAAAGGAATCCGTATGGGAATTCTGGATGATTCTTATCTTCCATGTGCAGAGAAAGCAATTAAGGGAATTATGAAAAATATAGACAAAGACGGAACAGTTTTGAATGTATCCGGTGGAACAGGAATGGGAATGAATGCAGAGCATTATAAAAATATTCTTATTGCACCAATGGCATACGGTCAGTCGTTGACAATCCTTGCACTTGCAGAAGCATTGTTACACTTATAA
- a CDS encoding polysaccharide deacetylase family protein: MLRLRRDVMLFPGGKKKAFTMSYDDGVTQDEQLIALMERYGIRGTFNLNPGLMGDNDWLVQGGTGVNHNKFSKDKIAEIYKNQEIAVHSMTHPDLTKVPVGMVSYEIAECRKELEELVKHPVTGMAYPFGTWSTEVEQVAGLCGITYARTTKPTYAFSMPQDFLAWHPTCHHTDEKMFELLDKFLEPINQERYMEPWLYYLWGHAYEFDSYNQWNEIERFLKTVGNREEIWYATNGEICEYINAVKSLVYSATGDYIYNPTCVDVWMQVDGKAYEIKAGETIEIEYEHR, encoded by the coding sequence ATGCTGAGATTAAGAAGAGATGTCATGTTATTTCCGGGAGGAAAGAAAAAGGCATTCACGATGAGTTACGATGATGGAGTTACGCAGGACGAGCAGTTGATTGCATTAATGGAACGATATGGAATCCGAGGAACATTTAACTTGAATCCAGGACTTATGGGAGATAATGACTGGCTTGTTCAGGGAGGCACCGGAGTAAATCATAATAAATTTTCTAAAGACAAAATTGCGGAAATATACAAAAATCAGGAGATTGCAGTACACAGCATGACACATCCGGATTTGACGAAAGTTCCTGTTGGAATGGTATCCTACGAGATTGCAGAGTGTAGAAAAGAACTGGAAGAACTGGTGAAACATCCGGTGACCGGTATGGCATATCCTTTTGGAACCTGGAGTACCGAGGTAGAGCAGGTGGCAGGACTTTGTGGAATCACATATGCAAGAACAACAAAACCAACATATGCATTTTCCATGCCACAAGATTTTCTGGCGTGGCATCCGACCTGTCATCATACCGATGAAAAAATGTTTGAGTTATTAGATAAGTTCTTAGAACCGATTAATCAAGAGAGATATATGGAGCCATGGTTATATTATCTATGGGGGCATGCGTATGAATTTGATTCCTATAATCAATGGAATGAAATTGAGAGATTTTTAAAGACAGTGGGAAACCGTGAGGAAATCTGGTATGCGACAAATGGAGAAATCTGTGAATATATCAATGCCGTGAAATCATTAGTATATTCTGCGACAGGCGACTATATTTACAATCCGACTTGTGTGGACGTATGGATGCAGGTGGATGGAAAAGCATATGAGATTAAAGCAGGAGAAACAATTGAAATTGAATATGAACATCGATAA
- a CDS encoding L-rhamnose mutarotase has translation MERHAAAVAINEGKMNEFKKKLGEIWPDLTAWLDKNKVGNFSIWNAENLMFVYGEWQDGAAYCVDDEIREIVSKLDDTFTWISTPGEDMRLMYHNFGIVREKKELIRHRVFMTKLHDGCEEEYKRRHDALIAQRGDTIDPGPDSNFSIWSAGGYIFGYDEIDITMEEEETSEAHANAVVWETRQLEIMDWITNDVDWLTGEHHVSSVRLAWHN, from the coding sequence ATGGAACGTCATGCGGCAGCAGTAGCAATAAATGAAGGAAAAATGAATGAGTTCAAGAAGAAACTAGGAGAAATCTGGCCTGATTTGACAGCATGGCTAGATAAGAATAAAGTGGGGAACTTTAGTATCTGGAATGCAGAAAACTTGATGTTTGTATATGGAGAGTGGCAGGATGGCGCAGCGTATTGTGTCGATGACGAGATACGGGAGATTGTGTCAAAGCTCGATGATACATTTACATGGATATCGACACCGGGGGAAGACATGCGATTAATGTATCACAACTTTGGAATCGTTCGTGAGAAGAAAGAACTTATCCGTCACAGAGTATTTATGACAAAACTTCATGATGGCTGCGAGGAAGAATATAAGCGTCGTCACGATGCACTGATTGCACAGCGAGGGGATACGATTGATCCGGGACCGGACAGTAATTTTAGTATCTGGAGTGCCGGCGGATATATTTTTGGATATGATGAGATCGATATTACGATGGAAGAAGAGGAAACAAGCGAGGCTCATGCAAATGCAGTTGTATGGGAGACACGCCAGCTTGAGATTATGGACTGGATCACAAATGATGTGGACTGGCTGACAGGGGAGCATCATGTGAGTAGCGTGAGGTTGGCGTGGCATAATTAA
- a CDS encoding helix-turn-helix transcriptional regulator — protein MKACSTCKESMKNCIDTHSFAFAHLYSDEKIMDMHIHNCYEIYYSISGGKQFLIDNCLYDIHPGDIFLINQFESHHLTQIDQETHERIILSIDPDYLTQLSTPNTDLNHCFSFRDTHMPHCVHLTPEEQNRFIYFIHKFQSNEGIGEDLLDKAVFLELMVFLNQTFQNRGAATIKNDAEKSTSKYHTQVDEILSYINSHIKEPLTLEDLSAHFYMSSSYICRIFKAATGTTINKYITAKRLTLSKSLLSQGYSVTEACEMCGFNDYSNYLKAFTKAVGISPKKYAQFNS, from the coding sequence ATGAAAGCTTGTTCTACATGCAAAGAATCTATGAAAAATTGTATCGACACACATTCTTTTGCATTTGCTCACTTATATAGTGATGAAAAAATTATGGATATGCATATTCACAATTGTTATGAAATCTATTATTCGATCTCCGGTGGCAAACAATTTTTGATTGATAATTGTCTGTATGATATCCATCCCGGTGATATTTTTTTGATTAATCAATTTGAAAGCCATCATTTAACTCAGATTGATCAGGAAACTCATGAAAGAATTATTTTATCTATTGACCCGGATTACCTGACACAACTTTCTACCCCAAACACCGACCTAAACCATTGCTTCAGTTTTCGAGATACCCATATGCCTCACTGTGTCCATTTAACACCGGAAGAGCAGAATAGATTCATTTATTTTATTCATAAATTTCAATCAAACGAAGGAATTGGTGAAGATTTATTAGATAAAGCAGTTTTTCTTGAATTGATGGTATTTTTAAATCAGACATTCCAAAACAGAGGTGCCGCTACTATAAAAAATGATGCTGAAAAATCAACATCCAAATATCATACGCAAGTGGATGAAATTCTTTCTTATATTAATTCTCATATAAAAGAACCTCTGACTTTAGAAGATTTGTCGGCACATTTTTATATGAGCAGTTCCTATATCTGTCGTATTTTTAAAGCAGCTACCGGAACGACGATCAATAAATACATCACTGCAAAACGACTGACCCTTTCAAAATCTCTGCTTAGTCAGGGATACAGTGTGACTGAAGCATGCGAGATGTGCGGATTTAATGACTATAGCAATTACTTAAAGGCATTTACAAAAGCAGTGGGCATATCTCCGAAGAAATATGCCCAGTTTAATTCATAA
- the kduI gene encoding 5-dehydro-4-deoxy-D-glucuronate isomerase: MEVRTAASPRDVKHYTTDRLREEFLIQNLFQADKINLVYSHIDRIITGAAVPVQEKLALTAGDELRAEYFLQRREMGLINIGGDGIVTVDGRVYEVNARDGMYIGRGSKDITFESKDASCPAKFYLNSAPAHVAYPTVHIKLEGEPEEGVVIVKDENKVEMGTLEDSNHRVINKYIVTGQVDSCQLAMGMTKLLPGSVWNTMPAHTHDRRMEVYLYFDMEDDAFVMHYMGEPQETRHIIMHNEEAVISPSWSIHSGCGSRAYTFIWGMCGENQDYGDMDNIENKDLR; the protein is encoded by the coding sequence ATGGAAGTAAGAACAGCAGCATCACCAAGAGATGTAAAACACTACACAACAGACAGATTGAGAGAGGAATTTTTAATTCAGAATCTGTTCCAGGCAGACAAGATCAATCTGGTTTACAGCCACATTGACCGTATCATCACAGGAGCAGCAGTACCGGTTCAGGAGAAACTTGCACTGACAGCAGGGGATGAACTGAGAGCAGAATATTTCCTTCAGAGAAGAGAAATGGGACTGATCAACATTGGTGGAGACGGAATTGTGACAGTTGATGGACGTGTTTACGAAGTAAATGCAAGAGATGGAATGTATATCGGACGTGGATCAAAAGATATTACATTTGAAAGCAAAGATGCTTCATGTCCGGCTAAATTTTATTTGAACAGTGCTCCGGCACACGTTGCTTACCCAACAGTACATATCAAACTTGAGGGAGAACCTGAAGAGGGTGTTGTGATTGTAAAAGATGAGAACAAAGTGGAAATGGGAACACTTGAAGATTCTAACCACAGAGTGATCAACAAATATATCGTGACAGGTCAGGTGGATAGCTGCCAGCTTGCAATGGGTATGACAAAACTTCTTCCGGGAAGTGTATGGAACACAATGCCAGCTCATACACATGACAGACGTATGGAAGTTTATTTGTACTTTGATATGGAAGATGATGCATTTGTAATGCACTACATGGGAGAGCCGCAGGAGACAAGACACATCATTATGCATAATGAAGAAGCTGTTATCTCTCCAAGCTGGTCAATTCACTCAGGATGTGGATCAAGAGCATACACATTTATCTGGGGAATGTGCGGAGAAAATCAGGACTACGGCGATATGGACAATATCGAGAATAAAGATTTGAGATAA
- a CDS encoding gluconate 5-dehydrogenase produces MVNFSLEGKIALVTGASYGIGFGIASAYAEAGATICFNDLSQEKVDKGIAAYKEIGVDAHGYVCDVTDEAQVQAMVAKINEEVGIIDILVNNAGIIMRKPMLEMEADEFRKVIDVDLNAPFIVSKAVIPGMKEKGHGKIINICSMMSELGRETVSAYAAAKGGLKMLTRNICSEYGEYNIQCNGIGPGYIATPQTAPLRERQADGSRHPFDQFIVAKTPAARWGTPEDLQGPAVFLASDASDFVNGHILYVDGGILAYIGKQPQ; encoded by the coding sequence ATGGTTAATTTTTCACTGGAAGGTAAAATTGCACTCGTAACAGGAGCATCTTATGGAATCGGATTTGGAATCGCATCTGCTTATGCAGAAGCAGGAGCAACAATCTGCTTTAATGATCTTAGTCAGGAAAAAGTAGATAAAGGAATTGCTGCATACAAAGAAATCGGTGTAGATGCACATGGATATGTATGTGATGTAACAGATGAAGCACAGGTTCAGGCAATGGTTGCTAAAATCAACGAAGAAGTTGGAATCATCGATATTCTTGTAAATAATGCAGGTATCATCATGAGAAAACCAATGCTTGAAATGGAAGCTGATGAGTTCAGAAAAGTAATCGATGTAGATTTGAATGCTCCATTCATCGTTTCTAAAGCAGTTATTCCGGGAATGAAAGAAAAAGGACACGGAAAAATTATCAACATCTGTTCTATGATGAGTGAGCTTGGACGTGAGACTGTATCTGCTTATGCAGCAGCAAAGGGTGGATTGAAAATGCTTACAAGAAATATCTGTTCTGAGTATGGTGAGTACAATATTCAGTGTAATGGTATCGGACCTGGATATATTGCAACACCACAGACAGCACCACTGCGTGAGAGACAGGCAGACGGAAGCAGACATCCATTTGACCAGTTCATCGTTGCTAAAACACCGGCTGCTCGTTGGGGAACACCGGAAGACCTTCAGGGACCGGCAGTATTCCTGGCATCTGATGCATCTGACTTCGTAAACGGACATATCTTGTATGTAGATGGCGGAATCCTTGCTTATATCGGCAAACAGCCACAATAA
- the thiC gene encoding phosphomethylpyrimidine synthase ThiC has protein sequence MRNYTTQMDAARKGIVTPEIKLVAEKEHMDVDKLMTLVAEGKVAICANKNHTCLSAEGVGSMLRTKINVNLGVSRDCKDYDVEMQKVMSAVNLGAEAIMDLSSHGNTQPFRRKLTSECPVMIGTVPVYDSVIHYQRDLATLTAHDFIDVIRMHAEDGVDFVTLHCGITRKTIEQIKKHKRKMNIVSRGGSLVFAWMSMTGEENPFYEYYDEILDICEEYDVTISLGDACRPGCLADATDVCQIEELVRLGELTKRAWDHNVQVMVEGPGHVPLDQVAANMKVQQSICMGAPFYVLGPLVTDIAPGYDHITAAIGGAVAAMSGAAFLCYVTPAEHLALPNVEDTKQGIIASKIAAHAADIAKGIPGARDIDDKMADARRVLDWDAQYACALDPETAKAIRDSRKPEDDHSDTCSMCGKFCAVRSMNKALAGEYIDIL, from the coding sequence ATGAGAAACTACACAACCCAGATGGATGCAGCCCGCAAAGGAATTGTCACTCCTGAAATCAAACTTGTTGCTGAAAAAGAACATATGGATGTTGATAAACTTATGACACTTGTTGCTGAGGGTAAGGTTGCCATTTGTGCAAATAAAAACCATACTTGCTTAAGTGCTGAGGGTGTCGGAAGTATGCTCCGCACAAAAATCAATGTCAATCTTGGTGTATCACGTGACTGTAAAGATTATGATGTAGAAATGCAAAAAGTAATGAGCGCGGTAAATTTAGGTGCCGAAGCAATCATGGATCTTTCAAGCCATGGAAATACTCAGCCTTTCCGCCGCAAACTGACAAGCGAATGTCCTGTTATGATTGGAACTGTTCCTGTTTATGACAGTGTTATCCACTATCAGCGTGACCTTGCAACACTTACAGCTCATGATTTTATCGATGTTATCCGTATGCATGCAGAAGATGGTGTTGATTTCGTCACACTTCACTGTGGAATTACAAGAAAAACAATCGAGCAGATTAAAAAACATAAAAGAAAAATGAATATCGTAAGCCGTGGCGGAAGCCTTGTATTTGCATGGATGAGTATGACAGGCGAAGAGAACCCATTCTATGAATACTATGATGAAATTCTTGATATCTGCGAAGAGTATGATGTAACAATTTCTCTTGGCGACGCCTGCCGTCCTGGATGTCTTGCAGATGCAACAGATGTATGCCAGATTGAAGAACTTGTTCGTTTGGGAGAACTTACAAAACGTGCCTGGGATCACAATGTACAGGTTATGGTAGAAGGTCCTGGACATGTGCCGCTTGATCAGGTTGCAGCCAATATGAAAGTACAGCAGAGCATCTGTATGGGAGCTCCTTTCTATGTACTTGGACCTCTTGTAACAGACATTGCTCCTGGTTATGACCATATCACAGCTGCCATCGGTGGTGCCGTAGCTGCTATGAGTGGTGCTGCATTCCTCTGCTATGTAACTCCTGCTGAGCACCTTGCTCTTCCAAATGTAGAAGATACAAAACAGGGAATCATTGCTTCTAAGATTGCAGCTCATGCAGCCGATATTGCAAAAGGAATTCCTGGTGCACGTGATATTGATGACAAGATGGCCGATGCCCGTCGCGTTCTCGACTGGGATGCTCAGTACGCATGTGCTTTAGATCCTGAAACTGCCAAAGCGATCCGCGACAGCAGAAAACCGGAAGATGATCACAGTGACACTTGCAGCATGTGTGGAAAATTCTGCGCTGTCAGAAGTATGAACAAAGCACTTGCCGGAGAATATATTGATATATTGTAA
- the thiW gene encoding energy coupling factor transporter S component ThiW — MNETNKTKKLALAGVLTALAVVGSFLSVPVAGSKCAPVQHMVNILAAVTLGPGWGVGIAFCASLLRNILGLGSLMAFPGSMVGALCCGLVYKKCKVLSLTCLAEAIGTGILGGIAAYPVARFLMGAAPAGLFVYVIPFLISTVAGSILAFILISILQKSGVMSQLTTA, encoded by the coding sequence ATGAATGAAACAAATAAAACAAAAAAATTAGCACTTGCCGGAGTTCTTACTGCTCTTGCAGTTGTAGGAAGTTTTTTGAGCGTTCCCGTTGCCGGAAGTAAATGTGCTCCGGTTCAGCATATGGTCAATATTCTTGCAGCTGTTACACTTGGCCCTGGTTGGGGAGTTGGCATTGCTTTCTGTGCAAGCCTGCTTCGTAATATACTTGGTCTTGGAAGCCTTATGGCATTCCCTGGAAGTATGGTCGGTGCATTGTGCTGTGGACTGGTTTACAAAAAATGTAAAGTCTTAAGCCTGACTTGTCTTGCTGAAGCTATCGGTACCGGTATTCTTGGTGGTATCGCAGCTTACCCGGTTGCCCGTTTCCTTATGGGTGCTGCACCTGCAGGACTGTTCGTTTATGTAATACCATTCCTTATTTCTACTGTGGCTGGAAGTATTCTTGCATTTATCCTGATTTCAATCCTTCAGAAAAGTGGAGTGATGTCACAGCTCACTACAGCATAA
- a CDS encoding YitT family protein, whose translation MNISKLKHFTLLTVSTLIMAVGTYFFKFTNNFTFGGITGLAVLVAKTGKISASDFSFIMNMLLLLLGFFVLGKKFAAKTAYCSILLSVALSVLERVCPMTHPLTDQTMLELCFAIALPALGSAILFNIGSSSGGTDIIAMIIKKYSSFDIGKALLVSDILITVAGCFVFDIKTGLYSFLGLAVRSFMIDNFIESFNLSKYFNVVCDDPQPICDFIVNELNRSATVVDAQGAFTGNEKYIIFTALNRPQAIKLRNYIKENQPTAFILISNTSEIIGKGFHSV comes from the coding sequence ATGAATATAAGTAAGCTAAAACACTTTACTTTACTGACTGTCAGCACACTCATTATGGCAGTTGGAACTTATTTTTTCAAATTTACAAACAATTTTACTTTTGGTGGTATCACCGGTCTTGCCGTACTGGTTGCCAAAACCGGGAAAATATCCGCCAGTGATTTTTCATTTATCATGAATATGCTGTTGCTGTTACTTGGATTTTTTGTACTGGGTAAAAAATTTGCAGCAAAAACTGCCTACTGCAGTATTCTGCTTTCTGTTGCACTTTCTGTCTTAGAACGTGTCTGTCCAATGACCCATCCTCTGACAGACCAGACGATGTTAGAACTTTGCTTTGCAATCGCACTCCCTGCACTTGGCTCTGCCATTCTTTTTAATATCGGCTCATCAAGTGGCGGGACGGATATCATTGCTATGATTATTAAAAAATACAGCAGTTTCGATATCGGAAAAGCATTGCTCGTATCCGACATTCTGATCACAGTTGCCGGATGCTTTGTATTTGACATCAAAACCGGACTGTACTCCTTCCTCGGACTTGCCGTTCGTTCTTTCATGATCGACAACTTTATTGAAAGCTTTAATCTTTCGAAATATTTTAATGTTGTATGCGATGATCCACAACCTATTTGTGATTTCATTGTAAATGAGCTAAACCGCAGCGCAACTGTTGTAGATGCCCAGGGTGCATTTACCGGAAATGAAAAATATATTATCTTCACTGCACTCAACCGCCCTCAGGCAATTAAACTTCGTAACTATATCAAGGAGAATCAGCCAACAGCCTTTATCTTGATATCGAATACAAGCGAGATTATTGGTAAGGGATTTCATAGTGTGTAA
- a CDS encoding leucine-rich repeat domain-containing protein, with protein sequence MKIEYRIQKDYIEIVRCYGVDSCVTLPAQIDGYPVKKVAAYTFSARKSQEDEDVLTYESEDGLLLEENNKLLAGVDVEKVIFPETVEEIGNYIFYGCKELRYLEFSNTLMSIGSGAFTGCGKLSGLKVHMKRGEKSCVKEILGDLWQRIDVTFIYEEAGKEARLVFPEHYEEAVENTPARILFTQHHGTGNNYRQCFYNKEMDYRKYDELFVLAKAQDKQEVLVDMVFNRLEYPYDLTDKNKDEYKDYMLEHFAKWSEILVEQDAIERLQFLSKQNLWSREMLDIAIMEASEKKRGETLSFLMNEKQSLYPERKKKTFEL encoded by the coding sequence ATGAAAATAGAGTATCGAATTCAAAAAGATTATATAGAAATTGTCCGTTGCTATGGCGTGGATTCCTGCGTAACGCTTCCGGCACAAATTGACGGATATCCGGTAAAAAAAGTAGCTGCATACACATTTTCGGCGAGAAAATCACAGGAAGATGAGGATGTGCTTACGTATGAAAGTGAAGACGGTCTTCTGCTGGAAGAAAATAATAAATTGCTTGCGGGAGTAGATGTGGAGAAAGTTATCTTTCCAGAGACTGTTGAAGAAATCGGTAATTATATCTTTTATGGCTGTAAGGAATTGCGATATCTGGAATTTTCCAATACATTAATGAGTATAGGCAGTGGAGCATTTACCGGATGTGGCAAATTGAGTGGATTGAAAGTGCATATGAAGCGGGGAGAGAAATCTTGTGTAAAAGAGATTCTTGGAGATTTGTGGCAGCGGATAGATGTTACTTTTATATATGAAGAAGCAGGGAAAGAGGCAAGATTAGTATTCCCGGAACATTATGAGGAAGCGGTGGAAAATACACCGGCAAGAATTTTGTTTACACAACATCATGGAACGGGCAATAATTATCGACAGTGTTTCTATAATAAGGAAATGGATTATCGAAAATATGATGAGTTGTTTGTTTTGGCAAAAGCACAGGATAAACAAGAAGTATTGGTCGATATGGTGTTTAACAGGTTAGAATATCCGTATGATTTGACAGATAAAAACAAAGATGAGTATAAAGATTATATGTTGGAACATTTTGCAAAGTGGTCAGAGATTTTAGTGGAGCAAGATGCGATTGAACGATTGCAATTTTTGAGTAAACAAAATCTTTGGAGCCGGGAGATGTTGGACATAGCTATTATGGAAGCCTCTGAAAAAAAGAGGGGAGAAACATTAAGCTTTCTTATGAACGAAAAACAGAGCTTGTATCCGGAGCGGAAGAAGAAAACGTTTGAATTATAA